Proteins encoded together in one Carya illinoinensis cultivar Pawnee chromosome 3, C.illinoinensisPawnee_v1, whole genome shotgun sequence window:
- the LOC122304999 gene encoding receptor-like protein 6: MLAYASSFTEILCRVDESAALLQFKESFVIINQSKSHDPSAYPKVSSWTLEGDNRDCCLWDGVECDEDTDHVIGLDLSSGRLYGSLAPNSSLFRLVHLQSLNLAYNHFNYSQIPSQVSNLSRLAYLNLSASMFSGQIPSQISQLSHLTSLDLSDNYDLYSGKQLLKLESGLISLFGNLTRLQRLHLNYVNISSVVPRILASLSSLTSIHLQYCGLQGNIPVGIFKLPNLKVLDVAYNEGLTGYLSEFTWTSPLEVLNLAYTSFLGEIPTSIGNLGSLNKLDLRSCNFSGFIPSSLGNLTSLIYLEISNNSFVGKIPSSIGNLIQLSVLDLFINQLIGRIPFELGNLTQLSYLSLGYNLLEGEIPFPLMNLTKLTSLELGNNNLQGRIPDSIFNLKNLKYLDLASNTFSGSVEFGKFVKLKYLTFLRLSNNQLYVEDASANASLPKFQLLGLSSCNLNKFPDFVKNQDRLVCLDLSNNNIHGMLPEWIWDTSKLSLVSLCLSKNFITSLGQYPMPLPWTRLRGLDLRSNLLQGSLPIPPATIAHYYISNNSLTGNISELICILTSIRVLDLAKNNLSGSLPRCMQNFGASLLVIDLERNKFRGSIPQTWIQGTELRIINFRQNRFQGQLPRSLVKCMRLEVADFSNNKLHDLFPSWLENLPNLKVLNLRSNNFHGQIGASKAGYKFPNLRVIDLSLNGFSGKLPFEIFGNWKQPREFANSDILSYIQVNSSIVPQRFLCNSWLYDYNYTMTMTNKGVAVFYEKVLELFKAIDISSNRFGGEIPESIENLRGFRLLNLSNNVLTGHIPPSLANLTELESLDLSKNNFSGEIPQQLTQLTFLEFFNVSNNLLTGPIPQGDQFGTFGNNSFEGNSGLCGRPLSKNCEDSNAYLPAPPSISVDQSQESGSAFEFGWEILVVVVVGYAFGQVVGVTIGHIVITRKHDWFMNIFGKNSFLITSILFCGCVVLSVIVFWLYLK; this comes from the coding sequence GTCGTCTCTATGGTTCTCTTGCTCCCAACAGCAGCCTTTTCCGCCTTGTTCACCTTCAAAGCCTTAATCTCGCCTACAATCACTTTAACTACTCCCAAATCCCGTCCCAGGTAAGTAATCTTTCAAGACTCGCGTATCTCAATCTCTCTGCGTCTATGTTTTCGGGTCAAATTCCATCACAAATTTCACAATTATCACACTTGACATCCCTTGATCTGTCCGACAACTATGATCTCTATTCTGGAAAACAGCTTTTGAAACTCGAGTCTGGCCTAATAAGCCTATTTGGAAATTTGACTCGCCTACAAAGGCTTCATTTAAACTATGTGAACATAAGCTCTGTGGTGCCTCGTATCTTGGCAAGTTTGTCATCTTTGACGTCCATCCATCTTCAATATTGTGGATTGCAAGGAAATATTCCAGTAGGCATATTTAAGCTACCAAATTTGAAGGTTCTTGATGTGGCTTACAATGAAGGTCTCACTGGTTATTTGTCTGAGTTCACATGGACTAGCCCCCTTGAGGTTTTGAACCTCGCATACACAAGTTTTTTAGGTGAGATACCCACTTCAATAGGAAACCTGGGCTCCCTGAATAAGTTGGATTTGCGAAGTTGCAACTTTTCGGGGTTCATTCCCTCTTCACTTGGTAACCTCACAAGCCTCATTTATCTTGAGATTTCAAATAATTCTTTCGTGGGTAAGATCCCATCATCAATTGGAAACCTCATCCAACTCTCCGTTCTAGATCTCTTCATCAATCAATTGATAGGTCGAATCCCGTTTGAACTTGGAAATCTAACACAACTAAGTTACCTTTCTCTAGGCTATAACCTACTTGAGGGAGAAATTCCTTTCCCTCTAATGAATCTCACAAAGTTAACTTCATTAGAACTTGGGAACAACAACCTTCAAGGTCGAATTCCAGATTCAATCTTTAATCTCAAGAATCTTAAGTACCTTGATCTTGCTAGTAACACCTTTAGTGGCAGTGTGGAGTTTGGCAAGTTTGTTAAGctcaaatatttaacttttttgcGTCTATCGAATAATCAATTATACGTAGAAGATGCCAGTGCCAATGCGAGTCTGCCGAAGTTCCAGCTTTTGGGATTATCTTCGTGCAACTTGAACAAGTTTCCAGATTTCGTAAAAAATCAAGATCGATTAGTGTGTTTAGATCTGTCCAACAACAACATCCATGGCATGTTACCGGAATGGATCTGGGACACGAGCAAATTGAGTCTTGTGTCTCTTTGCCTTTCGAAAAACTTTATAACAAGCTTGGGTCAATATCCAATGCCTCTTCCATGGACTCGTCTTCGTGGTTTGGACCTCAGGTCTAATTTGCTTCAAGGGTCACTTCCCATTCCACCAGCCACCATTGCTCATTATTATATTTCAAACAACTCACTGACTGGAAATATTTCGGAATTGATTTGCATTCTCACTTCTATTCGAGTCCTTGATTTGGCAAAAAACAACTTGAGTGGTTCACTTCCTAGATGTATGCAAAACTTTGGTGCTTCTCTCTTAGTGATTGACCTGGAAAGGAACAAATTTCGAGGAAGCATTCCACAAACATGGATACAAGGAACCGAGTTAAGGATAATCAATTTCAGACAGAACAGATTCCAAGGACAGTTACCAAGATCGTTGGTCAAGTGCATGAGGTTGGAGGTTGCTGACTTCAGTAACAATAAATTGCATGATTTATTTCCCTCTTGGTTGGAAAATCTTCCAAATCTAAAGGTTCTCAATTTGCGCTCAAACAACTTCCACGGTCAGATAGGAGCTTCGAAAGCTGGCTATAAGTTTCCCAACTTGCGAGTCATTGACCTTTCCCTCAATGGTTTTTCTGGGAAACTgccatttgaaatttttggaaatTGGAAGCAGCCTCGTGAATTTGCTAATTCagatattttgtcatatatcCAAGTAAACTCATCTATCGTACCACAAAgatttttgtgtaattcttgGCTCTATGATTATAATTACACCATGACAATGACAAATAAGGGAGTCGCTGTCTTTTACGAGAAGGTCCTAGAATTATTCAAAGCCATTGATATCTCGAGCAACAGATTTGGTGGAGAGATTCCAGAATCCATTGAAAATTTAAGGGGGTTTCGTTTGCTCAATCTTTCTAATAATGTTCTCACAGGCCACATCCCACCATCATTAGCAAATCTTACAGAGCTGGAATCATTAGACCTTTCTAAAAACAACTTCTCTGGGGAGATACCACAGCAACTAACACAACTCACCTTCTTGGAATTTTTCAATGTTTCAAACAATCTTCTCACAGGACCTATACCACAAGGGGACCAGTTTGGTACATTTGGAAACAATTCATTTGAGGGGAATTCCGGGCTATGTGGTAGACCTCTCTCAAAGAACTGTGAGGATTCTAATGCTTATTTGCCAGCACCTCCTTCAATCTCTGTAGATCAAAGTCAAGAATCGGGATCTGCATTTGAATTTGGTTGGGAAATTCTTGTGGTAGTTGTGGTAGGTTATGCATTTGGACAAGTTGTTGGAGTGACAATTGGGCATATTGTGATTACAAGAAAACATGATTGGTTCATGAACATCTTTGGAAAAAATTCCTTCCTTATAACCTCTATTTTGTTTTGCGGTTGCGTGGTCTTGAGTGTAATCGTCTTTTGGCTCTATTTGaagtag